AAATTATGTCATTATTGCGCACTATCGAAGCAggataattttaaaaagtgcaagTTCTACTTCAACAACAGTACCCTTGAGGCCACAGACACGGCACATGGCAGCAAACACAGTGGACTCCATTTCTATATTCCTCACTCCAGCCTCGTAAGCTTTCCTCAGATACTCCAGTTTTTCTTCTTgagagaaggagcagagagCCCCGTCCAGTCGACCTTGACCTAGAGAGGCACAGCACAGGATTTCTCACTGCCTGAGCAATGTACGTATGTGACCTGCTGAGGTTCTTGCCTGTGCCGTAAGTGAATACCAACATGAACATATAACCTGACCACGACATACTGTTTGTACCTTCATAGAAGTCATGGGTGCACATGGTGTTTCCAATCACTGAAGGAAAGTTTTGAAGCTCAGAGGAGCACTGCAGAAGTTCATTGGCCACTCCCTCATCCAGCTCAGTACTCCTGGTGATGACTTTACCCAGAACCACCTGCTCAAACTGGGGGCGGAAAGAGTAATCCACTGCTTTATCTGTAATCACCACTGTGCCAGGAGCCAGACCTAGAGACAACAGGGGGcagacattttataaactaatATTATAGTTTTGCCTAATACCCAGAATAGATGAGTACATTACTGGCATGTACATATTGAAGTTCACTCTGGCAGGTAAAGCGCAAGTTTTCTGTCACCTTCATAACAAAACACCAGGTTCTTACCGACTCCACCAGATGTTCCAAGGCGAAAGAGGACCACATCACGACACTGGGCATGGTGCAGCAGTTTGATGAGCTCATGCAGCATAATGGAGATAGAAGGCACACCCATGCCATGCTGTAATATGAGCCATACATAAATATTATTCTTAAAAGTCCATCaaacagttattattatttgtagGACTTCCTTATAGAAATAAAGCCTACAAACAATGCAAACTGAATATGGAATACTTACGCTTATAGACAGCACTGGTCCCACTTTGTACATGCAGTAGCGATCGGTTCCCTCACAGATATCTCTGATTTCCTCTGGGTTTCCAGGTAGTTTCAGCTCCTGGTGGATGAACTGGGCAAAAGCCTTCATGCGATTTGCActcccacctacacacacaaactatgggaaagagagagagaggactatGGAGTTTTCTAACTTTTTGAGTTGTATACACTAAAATTGTATTTAATCTGACCTTATTTCACAAACCTTAATATCTCCAAACATTTCAGGAAGGTTGTGAGTCTTGGTGCTCAAGCTGAAGTGGTAGAGAATGTCCTCTTCCATGGTGTCCAAGTAGGGATTTTTCACTTGGACCTGTTGTCTAAAAATGTATTGCTAGATATTAATACATGGACAAAACGCTCAAGTGAATCCAAAAGGTGGCTTTTGAAGAGCATTAAAAGTATTAAAGCTTAATACTTACTTGATATACTCGTGGTCATTCCCCATACAGTTAAGTAAAATCGGTGCCATTGCTGCAGTAGACAATTTGAAGTCAAGCTTTAAATGTCCTCAATGTTGCTCTAGTGTAAAACTTCCAAATACTTGTTGCCACTTGTAGCTGTTAGTCGAATAAGAGTTGTGTCTGACTGCAGAGCTGATATAgtggtgacctctgaccttgcAACTGATTGGTTCCAGAGAGAGGAGTAGCATATGTCCTCACCttcacaaaaacatcacagcCCCAAACAAACAGAGCGAGATcaatgacatgaaaaatgtttggcCCAAAGTATCCATACACcttcaaaaagaaaaccacatcAACAGTGATGAAAACCACCAATGTGACATAAACTGTTATTATGACTAAACCTTACAAAACCATGAGTTTCTGTGTTGAGTGTTGTAATGTTGTTACAATAGCCAGTTTGATGCTAGTGCATAACCGACGTGTTAtgacacacagagaacacaccTCTGACATTGACATGCAACACATAGGCACGtcaaaacaatgacacacagaGTGAACTTAATGTACAACCAACAGAAATGCTCTTTGTTCAGGGTACATTTTGTCTGCAAAAATCATTTGCTATAATGctcattttattcaaatttcagcctgTGCAAGAGACtcaaaaagactgaaatattttgaatcattttaattttattcaaaTTATCAAACTTTTATTCCAGAAAGGTGCCTTTTACAGAGTTACAGACACTGCGAAAAACTTAACACAGGAGTTAACTGGTGCCTTCCTTCCCTCATTAATGCAGTTAATGAGGCACAGCTAACAGgcacaataaataaaagatcCTAACTTTAATTCAGTTGAGCACTTTCACACTGAAGACATCTGATATGACAACACAATTGAAACTACGTAAAGT
This genomic window from Lates calcarifer isolate ASB-BC8 linkage group LG1, TLL_Latcal_v3, whole genome shotgun sequence contains:
- the upp2 gene encoding uridine phosphorylase 2; protein product: MAPILLNCMGNDHEYIKQQVQVKNPYLDTMEEDILYHFSLSTKTHNLPEMFGDIKFVCVGGSANRMKAFAQFIHQELKLPGNPEEIRDICEGTDRYCMYKVGPVLSISHGMGVPSISIMLHELIKLLHHAQCRDVVLFRLGTSGGVGLAPGTVVITDKAVDYSFRPQFEQVVLGKVITRSTELDEGVANELLQCSSELQNFPSVIGNTMCTHDFYEGQGRLDGALCSFSQEEKLEYLRKAYEAGVRNIEMESTVFAAMCRVCGLKAAVICVTLLNRFEGDQITSPHDVLVEYQQRPQVLVSHFIKKRLGHIV